A part of Misgurnus anguillicaudatus chromosome 6, ASM2758022v2, whole genome shotgun sequence genomic DNA contains:
- the LOC141364255 gene encoding histone H4, translated as MSGRGKGGKGLGKGGAKRHRKVLRDNIQGITKPAIRRLARRGGVKRISGLIYEETRGVLKVFLENVIRDAVTYTEHAKRKTVTAMDVVYALKRQGRTLYGFGG; from the coding sequence ATGTCTGGAAGAGGCAAAGGTGGTAAAGGACTCGGTAAAGGAGGCGCTAAGCGTCATCGCAAGGTTTTGCGTGATAACATCCAGGGAATCACCAAACCCGCCATCCGTCGTCTCGCTCGTCGTGGTGGTGTTAAGCGTATTTCTGGTCTGATCTATGAGGAAACTCGCGGTGTGTTGAAGGTGTTTTTGGAGAACGTTATTCGTGACGCCGTCACCTACACTGAACACGCCAAGAGAAAGACCGTCACCGCCATGGATGTCGTTTATGCTCTGAAGCGTCAGGGTCGCACTCTGTACGGTTTCGGAGGTTAA
- the LOC129434436 gene encoding histone H2B, which produces MSEPAKSAPKKGSKKAVIKAAGKGGKKRKRSRKESYAIYVYKVLKQVHPDTGISSKAMGIMNSFVNDIFERIAGESSRLAHYNKRSTITSREIQTAVRLLLPGELAKHAVSEGTKAVTKYTSSK; this is translated from the coding sequence ATGTCTGAGCCAGCGAAGTCCGCTCCTAAGAAGGGGTCCAAGAAGGCCGTTATTAAAGCCGCCGGAAAGGGCGGTAAGAAGCGCAAGAGATCCAGGAAGGAGAGCTATGCTATCTACGTCTACAAAGTACTGAAGCAGGTTCATCCTGACACCGGGATTTCCTCTAAGGCCATGGGGATAATGAACTCTTTCGTCAATGATATTTTCGAGCGTATCGCCGGTGAGTCCTCTCGTCTCGCTCACTACAACAAGCGCTCCACCATCACATCGAGAGAGATCCAGACCGCCGTGCGTCTGCTGCTGCCCGGTGAACTTGCCAAACACGCCGTGTCTGAGGGAACAAAGGCCGTCACCAAGTACACCAGCTCCAAATAA